From Tiliqua scincoides isolate rTilSci1 chromosome 2, rTilSci1.hap2, whole genome shotgun sequence, the proteins below share one genomic window:
- the S1PR5 gene encoding sphingosine 1-phosphate receptor 5: MKSPQYLVQMYWKYHNSNIISMHYNYTGKLQASSKYKGSLKADAIIFLVVCAFIVVENLVVLLAIWRNKKFHSPMYYLLGNLTLSDLLAGVAYTTNIIMSGPSTLKLTPVQWFLREGGVFVTLAASVLSLLAIAIERHITMIRMRLYHGDKKGRMFLLAGASWVASILLGVLPILGWNCIDQLPECSTVLPLYSKHYILFCITIFLVILVSIAVLYARIYRMVKCNGQRLGSLRKGMLKKSQKYMALLKTVTIVVGTFIVCWLPLFLLLLLDVACQAQACSVLYKADYFLGLAMVNSLLNPIIYTLTSKDMRRAILRLLCCLLVASPGTEESRMKRFGLPILEGSTSKSERSSHQQEGPNTTLSVGNGIPTAIKALVPKVAY; encoded by the coding sequence ATGAAGTCTCCGCAGTACCTGGTCCAAATGTACTGGAAGTACCACAACAGCAACATCATTTCCATGCATTACAACTACACTGGCAAGCTCCAGGCCAGCAGCAAATATAAGGGCAGCCTCAAGGCCGATGCCATCATCTTCCTGGTTGTGTGTGCCTTCATTGTGGTGGAAAACCTTGTTGTCCTACTGGCCATATGGAGGAACAAGAAGTTCCATTCGCCCATGTATTACCTGCTTGGGAACCTGACTTTATCGGACCTGCTGGCTGGAGTAGCCTACACAACCAATATAATCATGTCTGGGCCCAGCACCCTCAAGCTGACGCCTGTCCAGTGGTTTCTGCGGGAAGGTGGGGTCTTTGTGACTCTGGCTGCTTCCGTCCTCAGCCTCCTTGCCATTGCCATTGAGAGGCACATCACAATGATCCGCATGAGACTGTACCATGGGGACAAGAAAGGGCGGATGTTCCTGCTGGCAGGTGCCAGCTGGGTGGCCTCCATCTTGCTGGGAGTGCTGCCCATTCTGGGCTGGAACTGCATCGATCAACTTCCTGAGTGTTCCACAGTGCTGCCCCTCTACTCAAAGCATTACATCCTCTTCTGCATCACCATTTTCCTGGTCATCCTTGTCTCCATTGCGGTGCTTTATGCCCGCATCTACCGCATGGTCAAATGCAATGGACAGCGCCTGGGCAGTCTTCGCAAGGGCATGCTCAAGAAATCCCAGAAGTACATGGCCCTGCTGAAGACCGTGACTATTGTGGTGGGCACTTTcattgtctgctggctgcccctcttcctcctgctgctgctcgaTGTTGCATGCCAGGCCCAGGCCTGCAGTGTGCTGTACAAGGCAGACTATTTCCTGGGCTTGGCCATGGTGAACTCCCTCCTTAACCCCATCATTTATACCCTAACCAGTAAAGACATGAGGCGGGCCATCCTCAGATTGCTCTGTTGCCTGCTTGTGGCCTCACCAGGCACAGAGGAAAGTCGGATGAAGCGCTTTGGTCTGCCCATACTGGAGGGTAGCACCAGCAAGTCAGAACGTTCATCACACCAGCAGGAGGGGCCAAATACCACCCTGTCAGTGGGGAATGGCATCCCCACAGCCATCAAAGCTTTGGTGCCAAAAGTTGCCTACTGA